One Aegilops tauschii subsp. strangulata cultivar AL8/78 chromosome 7, Aet v6.0, whole genome shotgun sequence genomic window carries:
- the LOC141026958 gene encoding uncharacterized protein has product MPSPGGYALVLNPTIVAWRTYKFSRVLINGGNNINILYRDTMTKLGLKAEDLEPTRTIFHGIVPGLSCSPIGWVRLDVLFGDSSHFQREPIWFEVVDLSSVYHALLGRPALAKFMAVPHYAYLKMKMPGPKGLITITGDYRKSLECARDGAKLAESLVIAEEQRQLDRIVALAGEASKEAKKVKLNPEDPSCSKYVVICARLDGK; this is encoded by the coding sequence ATGCCGAGTCCGGGTGGTTACGCCCTCGTCCTCAACCCCACCATCGTCGCGTGGCGCACATACAAGTTCTCCCGAGTCCTCATCAACGGCGGCAAcaacatcaacatcctctaccgcgacacgatgaccaagctcggcctcaAGGCCGAGGACCTGGAGCCAACCCGGACGATCTTCCACGGCATCGTGCCCGGCCTCTCCTGCTCCCCCATTGGCTGGGTCCGGCTAGATGTCCTGTTCGGTGACAGCAGCCACTTCCAGCGCGaaccgatctggttcgaggtggtggacctatCCAGCGTGTATCACGCGTTGTTGGGCCGGCCcgcgctcgccaagttcatggcggttccCCACTACGCATACCTGAAAATGAAGATGCCGGGTCCGAAGGGCCTCATCACCATCACTGGCGATTACCGCAAGTCCCTCGAGTGCGCCCGAGACGGCGCCAAGTTGGCCGAGTCGCTGGTCATTGCCGAGGAGCAGCGCCAGCTCGACCGGATTGTCGCCCTGGCAGGTGAGGCCTCCAAGGAGGCCAAGAAAGTGAAGCTCAACCCAgaagaccccagctgcagcaagtacgttgtcATATGCGCCCGCCTCGAcggcaaatag